TTGTTGAGGAAATTGTCGGAGAAATCGGAGACGAATACGATGATGAGGAAGATGAAATCGAGGTCATCAAGGATAACGAATTTGTGGTGGACGGCAGCACCCGTCTGGAGGATTTCAACGAAATTGTCGGTACTGAGCTGGAAAGCGAGGAAGTGGATACCATTGCAGGGTATATTCTTCAGCTTTTAGGGAATTTTCCGAAAAACGGCGAGGTGATTGAGACGGATGGACTGCGGATTGTGGTTGAGGAAATGGATAAGAATCGTATTGAAAAGGTTCGTGTTTATAAATAAAAAGGAAATGGGGTATCTCCGTTGAGTGGCACCCCGAAGGGATAGACAAATATTTTTCAGCAAAACAATTCAAGCAACCGAAAGGGCTTATTGTCTGTATATTGCAGACGATAGGCCCTTAAATTTTGCCTTTATTCGGCTTATTCTGCGGCGGTGATGCGTCTCCTCCGGCATTGCCGGTATTGTCGGTTTCTTAAATTCCGATGCAGTATCGTTTGCCTGGCAGCTTTTTTGAGATAGGAAAACACCCCACCTGTGAAACAGTATACTGTCTAACAAATGGGGTGTCTGTAATAGATCTCTCAGCTTTTTTTGTATAACATTACAGCTTTTCGACCTCGTCCATCCAAATGCGGCTGACTGCATCGGTAGGCATTCTCCAGTCGCTTCTGGGAGACAGGCACAATGCCCCGACCTTCGGGCCATCGGGCAGACAAGAACGCTTGAACTGCTGGATAAAGAAACGGCGGTAGAAATTCTTGAGCCATTTCAGAAGGGTTGCTCTGTCATATTCACCGGCAAAGGCTTTTTCTGCAAGGAAGAGAATCTTTGCAGGATGATATCCGAAGCGGATAATCTGATAAAGGAAGAAATCGTGCAGCTCATAGGGGCCGACCAAATCCTCGGTTTTCTGATTGATTTTCCCGTTTTCATCCGGCGGCAGCAGCTCGGGGCTGACAGGGGTATCCAGTACATCCAACAGAGCGGCGGATGCCTCTGCGTCTACCTCGCCGTTTGTTGCGACCCATTTTACCAGAACACGCACCAGTGTTTTAGGGATGCCGCCATTGACACCATACATGGACATGTGGTCGCCGTTATAGGTTGCCCAACCCAAAGCCAGCTCGGATAAATCGCCTGTACCAACAACCAGACCATTGTATTTATTTGCCAGATCCATCAGAATCTGGGTGCGTTCACGCGCCTGTGCGTTTTCATAAGTAACATTATGCAGGCTGATATCATGGTCGATATCCTTGAAATGCTGAATGACAGCATCGCGGATAGGAATTTCCTTCATGGTGATGCCAAGACAACGCATCAGCGTCAGGGCGTTTTGATAGGTTCTGTCCGTTGTGCCGAAGCCGGGCATGGTTACGCCGATGACATGGGTGCGGTCAATGCCGAGATAATCACAGGCTTTTGCACAGACCAGCAGTGCCAGCGTGGAATCCAGACCGCCGGAAATGCCAATCACCAGAGAATCGGCATGGGTATGCTCCATACGTCTTGCAAGACCTGTTGTCTGGATGGCGAAAATATTTTTGCAGCGTGCATCCAGCTTTGTGGTTGGGGTGAAGGGGACATTGGACAGGGGTCTGCTCCAGTTGTCCAGTGTGGTGTCCTCTGCCATATCGAAGAAAATCTGGCGATAGAATTTTTGTGCCTCTGCTTTTTGCAGATGGGTCATGAAAGTGGTGTGCTTTCTGCGCTCGCTCATCAGCATTTCTACGTCGATATCGGCATAAACAAACTGGCTTTCGCGAGAGAAGGACTCTGTTTCCGCGAAAAGCGTACCGTTTTCGTAAATCATGCTGTGTCCGCTGAATACAGCGTCCTGTGTGGATTCGCCTGTGCCTGCGGAGGTGTATACATAAGCGGACAGGCAGCGCGCGGACTGCTGAGACACCAGCTGACGGCGATAGCCGGGCTTGGAGGCAAGCTCATTGCTTGCGGAAAGATTCAGCAGCAGCGTTGCGCCGTACAGGCTCAGATAGGAACTGGGGGGAATGGGTACCCAGAGGTCTTCGCAGATTTCTACGCCGATTTTCAGTGCAGGGAAATCTGCAGCGGCGAAAATCAGGTCTGCGCCGATGGGAACATTCTGCCCTGCATAAGTAATTTCTTCCGTCAAAAGGTCATCCGCAGAGGCAAACCAGCGTTCTTCATAAAATTCGCTATAGTTGGGGATATGTGTTTTGGGAACGATACCCAGAAGCTTACCCTTGTAGAGGGCAACAGCGCAGTTGAACATCTGATTATCCACAGCGATGGGCGCACCAATCAGGAGGAAGATATTCAGTGCTTCTGTTGCTTCTGCAATCTCCTGAATTGCCTGCTCGGCGGCGTGCAGAAGCGGTGTTTGAAAGAACAAATCCGCACAGGTATAGCCTGTAACGGAAAGCTCGGGGAAGGACAGCACGCGCACCTGCTTTGCGGCGGCTGCCTCCACCAGCTTCAAGATTTCCTCTTTATTATAGACACAATCGGCAACCCGCAGCTTTGGTACAGCGGAACCGACCTTTACATAACCATACATACTTTCATCTCTCCTTAGAATTTTCTGAACAGACCGATGACCTTGCCCAAAATGGCAACGTCCTTTACGATAATGGGTGACATAGAGGGATTTTCCGGCTGCAGGCGGATGAAATCCTTTTCCTTATAGAAGGTTTTGACGGTTGCAAAATCCTCGATTAAGGCAACGACGATATCGCCGTTATTGGCATCCTGCTGCTGGCGGACCAGAATCAGATCCTTATCAAAAATGCCTGCTTCAATCATGCTTTCCCCCTTGACACGAAGCATAAACACGGTGTCATTGTGAATATAATCCACGGGAATCGGGAAGGTATCCTCGATATTTTCCACGGCAAGAATCGGGATGCCGGCGGTGATATTGCCGACAATCGGCACATTCACAAATTCACGCTGGGGTGCATCAAAGTCGGAATCCAGAATTTCAATGGCTCTGGGCTTGGTTGGGTCGCGGCGAATCAGCCCCTTCTTTTCCAGACGGGACAGATGCCCATGCACCGTTGAGGTGGACTTCAGCCCAACGGCATCACAGATTTCCCGTACCGAAGGGGGATAGCCCTTTTCCCGCACTTCTGCTTTCATATATTCCAGAATTTGTCTTTGCTTTGCGGACAGCTCACTCATATACTCACTCCTTATGATTGTATCCAAATAGATGGGAATTATCAAGTCGATGGCAGAAATATCCTGCCGAGAAACGGAAATCGCCGGAGTTTCGGTAATTCCCGATGTTGCTTTTCATTATAGCATGGAATTAATACAAAATCAAACCTATGTTCGCAAAAAATGCAAAAAAGTGTTGACAAGGAATAGATGTTCGTGTAATATACAAGCATAAAACGAAGAAATGTTCGGAATGAATGGGGGCGAAAGCATGGAAAGAAGAACACAAAGAAGGGTCGTAAGAAAATCCAGAAAAATCAGAAAAAACGTATTTCTGCTGCTGACACTGGCGTTGATTCTCTGCCTGGGAACCTTTGCCATGGGCGCGCAGAAGGGAAGAGAAACAAAAACGTATTATGAGTCTGTGGAGATTCAGAGGGGCGATACGATTTGGGATATCGCGAAGGAATATAAAGCAGAGGGACAGAAAACCGAACAGATGGTTGATGCAATTTGTGAGGTGAACGGGCTAAAAACGGCGAACATACGGACGGGCGAAAATATCATCGTACCGGTGACGAGAGAAATATAAAAAAGGGAAACACAAAATACAGAAGGGAGATGAAGGAGCTTCATCTCCCTTCTGTAAATGGGGATAATTCTTAAGAAAATCTTACAGTTTTTAAAATCCGTTGCAAGCGAATTACTTTTTATGATACTATAAAGTCAAGAAGGGCATATTTGCTCCATGCGAATATACTTTGCCTAGACAGGGTAAAAAACTGCATAAAGGAGGTTGAAGAAATGTTTCCATGGATTGTTGTTTTGGCGGTTCTCGGTTTAGTGATGATTTTTGCAGAGATTCTAATGCCGGGGTTTGGTCTGTTTGGCATTTTGGGTACAATCTCCCTTTTCGGTTCGCTTGCGCTGACGTTTAAGATTTACGGATTGATTCTATTTTTAATCATGCTGGTTGCAGTTGTGGTTGTATTTTTTGCAATGGTATTTCTGGCAAAGCAAAGTGGACTGTACAATAAGATTGTATTAAAGGATAAGCAGGAAGCGAAGGACTTTGATGAAAATGCTCTGCAGGGACTGCTGGGACAGACAGGTGTGACACATTCGACGCTGCGTCCCTTTGGCGTGGCAGAGATTGACGGGAAGATGATCGATGTCTGTTCGCAGGGTGATTTTATTGACAGAGACGAAAAGGTGCAGGTTGTGCAAATCACGGGGAAAACTGTGATTGTAAAGGTATGCGAAGCATAAAAGGAGGCGTATGAGATGTTTGAAATTTTTGGTTTTATTATTCCGCTGATTGTCATTCTGGTGATAGTGGGGATTTTCCTGAGCTTTGTTCCCCTGGGGTTATGGATTTCCGCGGTTTCCGCAGGCGTTAGGGTAAATATTTTTTCGCTGGTCGGGATGCGTCTGCGTCGGGTGCGTGCGGATAAGATTATTCGTCCTTTGATTAAGGCGCAGAAGGCAGGGATGAATGTTAACGCAAATCAGCTGGAATCCCATCTGCTTTCCGGCGGTCGTGTGGATAACGTTGTAGATGCTTTGATTGCGGCGCACAGAGCAAATCTGGATCTTTCCTTTGAACGTGCGGCAGCGATTGATCTGGCAGGGCGGAATGTTTTTGAAGCTGTAAAAATGAGCGTCACGCCTAAGATTATCGAAACACCTTGGATTTCTGCCGTTGCGATTGATGGCATCGAGGTGAAGGTGATTGCGAAGGTAACAGTGAGAGCGAATCTGAGCAGACTGGTCGGCGGTGCAGGCGAAGAAACGATTATTGCCAGAGTTGGCGAGGGTATTGTTACAACGGTTGGTTCTTCTCAGAGTCATAAGAGCGTATTGGAAAACCCCGATCTGATTTCCAGAACAGTTTTGTCAAAGGGTCTGGATAACGGTACTGCATTTGAGATTCTGTCTATTGATATTGCAGATGTGGATATTGGCAGAAACATCGGCGCACACCTGCAGATTCAGCAGGCGGAAGCGGACAAGCAGATTGCACAGGCGAAGGCGGAAGAACGCCGCGCGACGGCGATTGCCAAGGAGCAGGAAATGAGAGCGGAAGTGGAACACATGAAGGCAAAGGTTGTGGAAGCAGAAGCAGAGGTTCCTCGTGCGATGGCAGAAGCACTGCGCAGCGGCAATCTGGGCGTGATGGATTATTATCGTATGCAGAATGTGCAGGCGGATACCGCGATGAAGAACAATGTCGGCAATACGGATTTGTCTAAGGTGTTCCATAAGGAGCAGTGCATCGAAACAAAAGACAATTAAAAATGAAATTTCGACAAGGAGAGGGGCAACCCTCTTTTTTGTTATATAATAAAGAAGAAACAGAGAAAAAATCCTAATAAAAGGAAAACGAATAAAATGAGAAAGACGAGACATACTATGACTGCGAGAGATGCTCGCCGAGAAAAAAGAAGGATGACAGGAGGTCATAGTCATGGACAAAAACAATAACAAAACAAACAAAACGGAAAAGAACAACCAGAAGGGCATGAACAGAACAGAATTTGCACAGGAATACAGTATTGATACCGGCAAAAACGAAAAGACAAATAAAACCAATAAAACAAACAAGACAAATAAGTGTGACTAAAAAAGGTTTTATTATGAAAAAGGCGGCTTTGATTCCAAGGGAAAAAGGGCTGCCTTTTCCTTTTTTTGAGGGGAAGGAAAAAATATCGAAAAAAGGTGAAAAAAGGTGAAAAAAGGTGTTGACATTTTGTGTTAAGCGTGTATAATAAATAAATGTCGCTGCACGAAAGCAGTCGGAAAAAGAGTATAGGCATTGGTCAACAGCGAATGTTTGAAAAGAAAAACATTGACAAGCGGGACTACGGATGATATACTGATATCCGCTGACATAAACAGCGAAAACAAGCACAGAAAAATAAATAAAAAAGTGCTTGACAAACTGAATGATACTTGATAAAATATCATTCGCTGTCGAAAAAAACAGCAAACAAAATCGAATCAGGTATGGAAAATAATACTTGACAAGAAAATGAAGATTTGATAAAATAATCTTCGCTGCTGAAAAGCAGATTGATCCTTGAAAACTGAACAATGGATATGAATAAACACAACCCATAGTCAATTCTGTCAGAGTAGTTCTGAGCTGATTATGAAGCGCGACCATGTGACCAAAGGTTGCGGGAGGCGCTGAATAGCGAAGAATGGAGCGGTTTTCGCGAAGCGAAAAGACAACGCGAACTGACGAGATAATGAACTTGATTTTGCCGGTTTAGAAAAACCGGAGTTAGCCAGAAAAACTGGCTAGGAACAAAACTTTAACATAAGAGTTTGATCCTGGCTCAGGATGAACGCTGGCGGCGTGCTTAACACATGCAAGTCGAACGAAGATACTTAAAATGAGAGCTTCGGCAGGATTTTTATTTATCTTAGTGGCGGACGGGTGAGTAACGTGTGGGCAACCTGCCCTATACTGGGGAATAATCACTGGAAACGGTGACTAATACCGCATGTCATTACGGAAGGGCATCCTTCTGTAAGAAAAGGAGTAATTCGGTATAGGATGGGCCCGCATCTGATTAGCTAGTTGGTGAGATAACAGCCCACCAAGGCGACGATCAGTAGCCGACCTGAGAGGGTGATCGGCCACATTGGGACTGAGACACGGCCCAAACTCCTACGGGAGGCAGCAGTGGGGAATATTGCACAATGGGGGAAACCCTGATGCAGCAACGCCGCGTGAAGGATGAAGGTTTTCGGATCGTAAACTTCTATCAATAGGGACGAAGAAAGTGACGGTACCTAAATAAGAAGCCCCGGCTAACTACGTGCCAGCAGCCGCGGTAATACGTAGGGGGCAAGCGTTATCCGGAATTACTGGGTGTAAAGGGAGCGTAGGCGGCACGCCGAGCCAGATGTGAAAGCCCGAGGCTTAACCTCGTGGATTGCATTTGGAACTGGCGAGCTAGAGTACAGGAGAGGAAAGCGGAATTCCTAGTGTAGCGGTGAAATGCGTAGATATTAGGAAGAACACCAGTGGCGAAGGCGGCTTTCTGGACTGAAACTGACGCTGAGGCTCGAAAGCGTGGGGAGCAAACAGGATTAGATACCCTGGTAGTCCACGCCGTAAACGATGAGTGCTAGGTGTCGGGGAGGAATCCTCGGTGCCGCAGCTAACGCAATAAGCACTCCACCTGGGGAGTACGACCGCAAGGTTGAAACTCAAAGGAATTGACGGGGGCCCGCACAAGCGGTGGAGCATGTGGTTTAATTCGAAGCAACGCGAAGAACCTTACCAAGGCTTGACATCCCGATGACCGCTCTAGAGATAGAGCTTCTCTTCGGAGCATCGGTGACAGGTGGTGCATGGTTGTCGTCAGCTCGTGTCGTGAGATGTTGGGTTAAGTCCCGCAACGAGCGCAACCCTTATCCTTAGTAGCCATCATTGAGTTGGGCACTCTAGGGAGACTGCCGTGGATAACACGGAGGAAGGTGGGGATGACGTCAAATCATCATGCCCCTTATGTCTTGGGCTACACACGTGCTACAATGGCTGGTAACAGAGTGAAGCGAGACGGCGACGTTAAGCAAATCACAAAAACCCAGTCCCAGTTCGGATTGTAGTCTGCAACTCGACTACATGAAGCTGGAATCGCTAGTAATCGCGAATCAGAATGTCGCGGTGAATACGTTCCCGGGCCTTGTACACACCGCCCGTCACACCATGGGAGTTGGAAGCACCCGAAGTCGGTGACCTAACCGTAAGGAAGGAGCCGCCGAAGGTGAAGCCAGTGACTGGGGTGAAGTCGTAACAAGGTAGCCGTATCGGAAGGTGCGGCTGGATCACCTCCTTTCTATGGAGAAAAGCGGAGAAAAGCTGCATAAAAGCTTTTGTCAGAATGGATTGCTTGCAAGACAGGCTGACAAAGAGGTTTTAGGTAGGTTTGCGGAGCAAATACATGAGTAATGCGAAGCATTACGAATGGTTTTTCGTAAACATTTTTCAACGCAAGGTTGTGAAAGATATTCATTGTTCGGTTTTGAAGGATCAAACCTTCAAAACAACTTGCACCTTGAAAACTGAATACAAGTAAAGCAAAAATAGAGTCAAT
This genomic window from Anaerotignum faecicola contains:
- a CDS encoding NAD(+) synthase, coding for MYGYVKVGSAVPKLRVADCVYNKEEILKLVEAAAAKQVRVLSFPELSVTGYTCADLFFQTPLLHAAEQAIQEIAEATEALNIFLLIGAPIAVDNQMFNCAVALYKGKLLGIVPKTHIPNYSEFYEERWFASADDLLTEEITYAGQNVPIGADLIFAAADFPALKIGVEICEDLWVPIPPSSYLSLYGATLLLNLSASNELASKPGYRRQLVSQQSARCLSAYVYTSAGTGESTQDAVFSGHSMIYENGTLFAETESFSRESQFVYADIDVEMLMSERRKHTTFMTHLQKAEAQKFYRQIFFDMAEDTTLDNWSRPLSNVPFTPTTKLDARCKNIFAIQTTGLARRMEHTHADSLVIGISGGLDSTLALLVCAKACDYLGIDRTHVIGVTMPGFGTTDRTYQNALTLMRCLGITMKEIPIRDAVIQHFKDIDHDISLHNVTYENAQARERTQILMDLANKYNGLVVGTGDLSELALGWATYNGDHMSMYGVNGGIPKTLVRVLVKWVATNGEVDAEASAALLDVLDTPVSPELLPPDENGKINQKTEDLVGPYELHDFFLYQIIRFGYHPAKILFLAEKAFAGEYDRATLLKWLKNFYRRFFIQQFKRSCLPDGPKVGALCLSPRSDWRMPTDAVSRIWMDEVEKL
- the lexA gene encoding transcriptional repressor LexA, producing MSELSAKQRQILEYMKAEVREKGYPPSVREICDAVGLKSTSTVHGHLSRLEKKGLIRRDPTKPRAIEILDSDFDAPQREFVNVPIVGNITAGIPILAVENIEDTFPIPVDYIHNDTVFMLRVKGESMIEAGIFDKDLILVRQQQDANNGDIVVALIEDFATVKTFYKEKDFIRLQPENPSMSPIIVKDVAILGKVIGLFRKF
- the yneA gene encoding cell division suppressor protein YneA, with the protein product MERRTQRRVVRKSRKIRKNVFLLLTLALILCLGTFAMGAQKGRETKTYYESVEIQRGDTIWDIAKEYKAEGQKTEQMVDAICEVNGLKTANIRTGENIIVPVTREI
- a CDS encoding NfeD family protein, translated to MFPWIVVLAVLGLVMIFAEILMPGFGLFGILGTISLFGSLALTFKIYGLILFLIMLVAVVVVFFAMVFLAKQSGLYNKIVLKDKQEAKDFDENALQGLLGQTGVTHSTLRPFGVAEIDGKMIDVCSQGDFIDRDEKVQVVQITGKTVIVKVCEA
- the floA gene encoding flotillin-like protein FloA (flotillin-like protein involved in membrane lipid rafts) is translated as MFEIFGFIIPLIVILVIVGIFLSFVPLGLWISAVSAGVRVNIFSLVGMRLRRVRADKIIRPLIKAQKAGMNVNANQLESHLLSGGRVDNVVDALIAAHRANLDLSFERAAAIDLAGRNVFEAVKMSVTPKIIETPWISAVAIDGIEVKVIAKVTVRANLSRLVGGAGEETIIARVGEGIVTTVGSSQSHKSVLENPDLISRTVLSKGLDNGTAFEILSIDIADVDIGRNIGAHLQIQQAEADKQIAQAKAEERRATAIAKEQEMRAEVEHMKAKVVEAEAEVPRAMAEALRSGNLGVMDYYRMQNVQADTAMKNNVGNTDLSKVFHKEQCIETKDN